The DNA segment TTCGCCGGCTCCATCCTCTGCAGCGCGGCTGCCAGGTAGAGGCGCACAAGCGCGGAGGTATCGGTTGCGGCCATCTCCGCGAAGCGCTTCAACGCCAGCGGACCGGCGTCCTTCTTCTCCGACAGCAACTGGATGGCCCATGCGCGGACGTATTCACCTTTATGGGAGGTGAGTTCCAGCAGGGCAGCCTCATCCAGCCCGTTGATGACATGGAGCGCCCACAGCGCGCGGAGGCTGCGGGTTTCATCCGGATGGGAAAGCATCTTCCGCAGTTCCGTGACCGTCGCATCCCGGGCCAGCGTCCCTTCCGCTGCACGCTGCTGGAGGATCCGCCGCGCCGTGCGGACGAACCAATCGTTCTTGTGCATCTGGAATGCCACCAGCTCCGCATCCGTGGACTGTTTCAGGTCCACGGATTTCACCTCCGGTGTGCCGTAGGTGATCTTGTAGATGCGTCCGTTGCTGCGGTCCCATTTCTCGCCATTCACGTTGTGGCAGGTCTGCTCGTCATACCAATCCGTGAGGTACATGCCCCCATCCGGACCATAACGGAGGGAGACCCCCATGTGCTGCTTGTCGTTGGAGAACAGGAAATCCGGCTCATGTTTCCCCACGTAGCCGGAACCCCTGCGCTCAACCCGCTCCTGGTTCACACGGTGGCCGTGGAGATTGTTGAAAAGCAGTTTGCCGCGGAACTGGTCGGGGAAATTATCCCCGAGATAGATGGAAAGGCCGCAGTGGGCATGGCCACCGCCGAAGTCCGACGACGAACCATCGCGCGATCCCTGCCATTGATCCCCCTTGTAGTGGAGATGGTCCGCACAAGTCTTGATGTCATCGTACGTGTGCGGGTCGAAATGCTGGCCCGCCTGGCGCTGGTAGCGGGCGCCCTGGATGACATGGTAGAGGTGCGGTATGACACAGGCGGTGATGAAAGCCTGGCCGTGGTCGTTGAAGTCCACCCCCCACGGATTCGAACTGCCGTGGGCGAATACCTCGAACTGCCGACGCTGTGGATGGAACCGCCATACAGCCGCATTCATGGGGACACGCTGGTCCTCGGCGGCGCCCGGCTTTCCGACCTTCGAGTGGGTGAAAACACCATGGCAGCCATAGAGCCAGCCATCCGGACCCCAGTTGAAGGCATTGAGCGTCTCGTGCGTGTCATGCCAGCCGAAGCCGTCCAGCAGGATCTCCGGCTTTCCGTCCGGCTTGTCGTCGCCATCCGCATCCGGGATGAACATCAGGTAGGGGGCGGCACCCACCCACACCCCGCCGAAGCCGACCTCCAGGCCGGAGACGAGATTGAGCCCCTCGGTGAAAACCTTGCGTTCATCGAAAACTCCGTCCCCATCCTTGTCCTCGAAAATGAGGATGCGGTCTTTGCCGGCATCCCCCTTCGCACGGATGGGATACTCGTATGCCTCCGCGATCCACACGCGACCCCGTTCGTCGATGGTCATGGCGACGGGCTGCCGGACGTCCGGCTCGGCGGCGGATTGGACGACCTTGAAGCCTTCATACGCGCGGAAGGCCTCCAGCGCCTTCTTCGGCGGCAGGCCGCTGACCTGCTCACCGATGACGGGAGGTTTGAGGTTCTGGGCGGATGCGGAAGCTGCCACCGCGAAAAGGAATGCCTGGAGTTTCATCTTGGGTTCCGTGATGGATGTTTCAGCCGAGGGTTTCCTGGGGCAGGTGCTTGATCACGCCGCCCTCCATCGCGCTTTCATGGGCGAGGATGCCGGTGCAGGTCCAGTTCGCGGACTGGCGTGCGTTCGGGAACGGCTGTCGTTTTTCCACCACCGCCATGGCGAACTCATGGGCAAGGTGCGGGTGGCTGCCGCCATGGCCCGCGCCCTGAGTGAAGCTCAGGTGCTGGTTGTCATCGGAGTCATAGATACCCTTCGTCGTGTAGCGGCGGATGCTTTCCGGCAGGCGCTCCGCGAAGTCCGGCGCGGTGACTTCCGATGGGATCTCCGGCTCGGGCTTCTTCGCGGTATGGAGGATGAGCGGCTGGTGCTCCACCAGCGGCCACTCCACCGACTTGGCGGAGCCATAGACGTCGATGCTCTCCCGGTACTGCCGGGCGGTGTCGAACAGGCTGCGGATGACCCGCACGCTGAGGTCGCTGTCCTTCACCTTCACGTGCGCGGTCTCCACCGCGAAAGGTGAACCGTAGTGGCCGATGAGTTCCTCCCGGATGGTGCCGGAGCCGAAGCAACTGACATACTCCGCATCCCCGCCCGCCAGCCCCAGCACCGGTCCCACGCAGTGGGTGGCGTAGTGCATGGGCGGGAGGCCGGGCCAGTAGTCCGGCCAGCCGTCCATGTCCTGCTGGTGGCTGGCCTGGATGTACTGGATCTTCCCCAGTTCCCCGGCATCACGGAGGTGCTTCATGTAAAGGTACTCCCGCGCATAGACCACCGTCTCCATCATCATGTAAGTCAGGCCCGTTTCCTC comes from the Luteolibacter sp. SL250 genome and includes:
- a CDS encoding Gfo/Idh/MocA family oxidoreductase, translating into MSERKINIAVVGLGFGAEFIPIWQKHPHTTCAAICQRNEENLNKVGDEWGVAKRYTRYEELLADPEIDAVHINSPIPNHGQQSIAALKAGKHVACTVPMATTVEECLEIIRLTEETGLTYMMMETVVYAREYLYMKHLRDAGELGKIQYIQASHQQDMDGWPDYWPGLPPMHYATHCVGPVLGLAGGDAEYVSCFGSGTIREELIGHYGSPFAVETAHVKVKDSDLSVRVIRSLFDTARQYRESIDVYGSAKSVEWPLVEHQPLILHTAKKPEPEIPSEVTAPDFAERLPESIRRYTTKGIYDSDDNQHLSFTQGAGHGGSHPHLAHEFAMAVVEKRQPFPNARQSANWTCTGILAHESAMEGGVIKHLPQETLG